One window of the Xiphophorus hellerii strain 12219 chromosome 15, Xiphophorus_hellerii-4.1, whole genome shotgun sequence genome contains the following:
- the gnpat2 gene encoding dihydroxyacetone phosphate acyltransferase isoform X2: protein MREMSQNLQLRFIRLMGFTFRKVFKRLFSAIYVNMEGLQALQQATQEFPVILMPNHRSYIDFLVVSYILFNYDIPVPVIAAGIPLAGMKIVGEILRRSGAFFIRRAIRSDKLYWAVLSEYVRTIVRTGFAPLEFFVEGLRSRTLKSLPPKLGMMNMILEPFFKGEVYDITLLPISISYDRVLEESLLAHELLGVPKPRESTVGLLKASKVLQENYGCMHVNFGRPLSVRQLCEGKINRCQYNLIPRDLPQKPNAEAQACGSWLAHMIVRLQEEGALTSPWSLMACILLQVPTTVLTEEGLLFHQLTEQTLWLRKLALDFRAHLRPEKVPDSDVMSSTVALHRSVVYRKAGRVFLTRNDELERKHSIVPEDDMMRTAAAFLMLASYRNQCLHVFVRPALLALAMSIRKSTRKDELLTCFCFLQEVFSNEFVFIPGKSSQDFDEACSLLHECKAVHVSQWEVTDSDTGLEVLSFLQELLKPFIESYQLMFRFLCEERDCVFREKDFLSGVRTLATKLIVSGELHTYEALSSDMQKNVLSSLRRLGAVTKTEISENNEYKVNKSAVRRTGDMLAGRIPPQIVQAAPDARL, encoded by the exons ATGCGGGAAATGTCTCAAAATTTGCAGCTGAGGTTCATCAGGCTGATGGGGTTCACATTCAGAAAGGTGTTCAAGAGACTCTTCAGCGCCATTTATGTCAACATGGAAGGACTCCAGGCG cTCCAACAAGCCACTCAAGAGTTCCCCGTTATCCTGATGCCCAATCACAGGAGTTACATCGATTTCCTTGTTGTCTCCTACATCTTGTTCAACTACGACATTCCAGTGCCCGTAATTGCTGCAGGAATTC CTCTTGCAGGGATGAAGATTGTGGGAGAGATACTGCGTCGTTCCGGGGCTTTCTTTATCCGACGTGCCATTCGCTCTGACAAACTCTACTGGGCTGTGCTGTCAGAATATGTTCGAACAATTGTCAGA aCAGGATTTGCCCCTCTGGAGTTTTTCGTGGAAGGTCTCCGGAGTCGAACACTGAAGTCCCTCCCACCGAAGTTAG GTATGATGAACATGATCCTGGAGCCATTCTTTAAAGGCGAGGTGTATGACATCACCTTGCTGCCCATCAGTATAAGCTACGACCGGGTGCTGGAGGAGTCGCTGCTCGCACATGAGCTACTGGGTGTCCCCAAACCCAGAGAAAGCACCGTG GGTCTATTGAAGGCCAGCAAAGTTCTGCAGGAGAACTACGGCTGCATGCACGTGAACTTTGGCCGTCCCTTGTCTGTCCGACAGCTGTGTGAGGGCAAGATAAATCGCTGCCAGTACAACCTTATACCTAG GGATCTTCCTCAGAAACCCAATGCAGAGGCTCAAGCCTGTGGAAGCTGGCTGGCTCATATGATTGTACGGCTCCAAGAGGAGGGCGCTCTGACCAGCCCCTGGTCTCTGATGGCCTGCATCTTGCTCCAGGTTCCTACTACAGTCTTAACAGAAGAGGGTCTGCTGTTTCACCAGCTCACAGAGCAAACCCTCTGGCTCAGGAAGCTGGCGCTGGATTTTAGGGCTCATCTTAGGCCTG aaaaagtcCCAGATTCAGATGTAATGTCTTCCACCGTGGCTCTCCATCGATCTGTTGTTTACCGTAAAGCGGGACGTGTCTTTTTGACGCGAAACGATGAGCTTGAGAGGAAACACTCGATCGTCCCAGAGGACGACATGATGAGGACGGCGGCTGCGTTCCTGATGCTGGCTTCATACAGAAATCAGtgcctgcatgtttttgtgcgTCCTGCGCTGCTTGCTTTGGCCATGAGTATCAGAAAAAGCACAAGGAAAG ATGAGCTCCTCACATGCTTCTGCTTCCTGCAAGAAGTTTTCTCCAACgaatttgttttcattcctgGCAAATCTTCTCAG GACTTTGATGAGGCATGCTCTCTGCTACACGAATGTAAAGCAGTCCATGTCAGTCAGTGGGAAGTGACGGATTCAGACACAGGACTGGAGGTGTTGTCTTTCCTGCAGGAGCTGCTGAAACCCTTCATAGAGTCCTATCAG CTGATGTTCAGATTCCTCTGTGAGGAGAGAGACTGTGTATTCAGAGAGAAAGACTTCCTGTCTGGTGTGCGAACTCTGGCTACAAAACTCATCGtctcag gggaaCTCCACACCTATGAAGCCCTCTCATCGGACATGCAGAAAAACGTTTTGTCATCGCTGCGGAGGCTGGGGGCCGTCACTAAGACAGAGAT ATCTGAGAATAATGAATATAAAGTGAACAAATCAGCTGTGAGAAGAACTGGAGACATGCTTG CTGGAAGAATCCCTCCGCAGATTGTCCAGGCTGCACCTGATGCCAGACTGTAG
- the gnpat2 gene encoding dihydroxyacetone phosphate acyltransferase isoform X1 — MANTYRVLDKVRLQDEEEFVDILEDKRHCNDLRFAFRTFSPPPYKGAPACSSAELNQAVLESQYLRYVIKEVALETESSVEEVRDKVCRIMREMSQNLQLRFIRLMGFTFRKVFKRLFSAIYVNMEGLQALQQATQEFPVILMPNHRSYIDFLVVSYILFNYDIPVPVIAAGIPLAGMKIVGEILRRSGAFFIRRAIRSDKLYWAVLSEYVRTIVRTGFAPLEFFVEGLRSRTLKSLPPKLGMMNMILEPFFKGEVYDITLLPISISYDRVLEESLLAHELLGVPKPRESTVGLLKASKVLQENYGCMHVNFGRPLSVRQLCEGKINRCQYNLIPRDLPQKPNAEAQACGSWLAHMIVRLQEEGALTSPWSLMACILLQVPTTVLTEEGLLFHQLTEQTLWLRKLALDFRAHLRPEKVPDSDVMSSTVALHRSVVYRKAGRVFLTRNDELERKHSIVPEDDMMRTAAAFLMLASYRNQCLHVFVRPALLALAMSIRKSTRKDELLTCFCFLQEVFSNEFVFIPGKSSQDFDEACSLLHECKAVHVSQWEVTDSDTGLEVLSFLQELLKPFIESYQLMFRFLCEERDCVFREKDFLSGVRTLATKLIVSGELHTYEALSSDMQKNVLSSLRRLGAVTKTEISENNEYKVNKSAVRRTGDMLAGRIPPQIVQAAPDARL, encoded by the exons atggcAAACACG TATAGAGTCTTGGATAAAGTTCGTCTGCAAGATGAAGAGGAATTTGTGGACATCCTGGAGGACAAGAGGCACTGCAATGACTTGAGATTTGCCTTCAGGACCTTTAGTCCTCCACCGTATAAAGGAGCGCCCGCCTGCTCCTCTGCTGAACTTAACCAAGCCGTGCTGGAGTCTCAGTATCTTCGCTACGTTATAAAAGAG GTTGCTTTGGAGACGGAGTCATCTGTGGAGGAAGTGAGAGACAAAGTATGCAGAATTATGCGGGAAATGTCTCAAAATTTGCAGCTGAGGTTCATCAGGCTGATGGGGTTCACATTCAGAAAGGTGTTCAAGAGACTCTTCAGCGCCATTTATGTCAACATGGAAGGACTCCAGGCG cTCCAACAAGCCACTCAAGAGTTCCCCGTTATCCTGATGCCCAATCACAGGAGTTACATCGATTTCCTTGTTGTCTCCTACATCTTGTTCAACTACGACATTCCAGTGCCCGTAATTGCTGCAGGAATTC CTCTTGCAGGGATGAAGATTGTGGGAGAGATACTGCGTCGTTCCGGGGCTTTCTTTATCCGACGTGCCATTCGCTCTGACAAACTCTACTGGGCTGTGCTGTCAGAATATGTTCGAACAATTGTCAGA aCAGGATTTGCCCCTCTGGAGTTTTTCGTGGAAGGTCTCCGGAGTCGAACACTGAAGTCCCTCCCACCGAAGTTAG GTATGATGAACATGATCCTGGAGCCATTCTTTAAAGGCGAGGTGTATGACATCACCTTGCTGCCCATCAGTATAAGCTACGACCGGGTGCTGGAGGAGTCGCTGCTCGCACATGAGCTACTGGGTGTCCCCAAACCCAGAGAAAGCACCGTG GGTCTATTGAAGGCCAGCAAAGTTCTGCAGGAGAACTACGGCTGCATGCACGTGAACTTTGGCCGTCCCTTGTCTGTCCGACAGCTGTGTGAGGGCAAGATAAATCGCTGCCAGTACAACCTTATACCTAG GGATCTTCCTCAGAAACCCAATGCAGAGGCTCAAGCCTGTGGAAGCTGGCTGGCTCATATGATTGTACGGCTCCAAGAGGAGGGCGCTCTGACCAGCCCCTGGTCTCTGATGGCCTGCATCTTGCTCCAGGTTCCTACTACAGTCTTAACAGAAGAGGGTCTGCTGTTTCACCAGCTCACAGAGCAAACCCTCTGGCTCAGGAAGCTGGCGCTGGATTTTAGGGCTCATCTTAGGCCTG aaaaagtcCCAGATTCAGATGTAATGTCTTCCACCGTGGCTCTCCATCGATCTGTTGTTTACCGTAAAGCGGGACGTGTCTTTTTGACGCGAAACGATGAGCTTGAGAGGAAACACTCGATCGTCCCAGAGGACGACATGATGAGGACGGCGGCTGCGTTCCTGATGCTGGCTTCATACAGAAATCAGtgcctgcatgtttttgtgcgTCCTGCGCTGCTTGCTTTGGCCATGAGTATCAGAAAAAGCACAAGGAAAG ATGAGCTCCTCACATGCTTCTGCTTCCTGCAAGAAGTTTTCTCCAACgaatttgttttcattcctgGCAAATCTTCTCAG GACTTTGATGAGGCATGCTCTCTGCTACACGAATGTAAAGCAGTCCATGTCAGTCAGTGGGAAGTGACGGATTCAGACACAGGACTGGAGGTGTTGTCTTTCCTGCAGGAGCTGCTGAAACCCTTCATAGAGTCCTATCAG CTGATGTTCAGATTCCTCTGTGAGGAGAGAGACTGTGTATTCAGAGAGAAAGACTTCCTGTCTGGTGTGCGAACTCTGGCTACAAAACTCATCGtctcag gggaaCTCCACACCTATGAAGCCCTCTCATCGGACATGCAGAAAAACGTTTTGTCATCGCTGCGGAGGCTGGGGGCCGTCACTAAGACAGAGAT ATCTGAGAATAATGAATATAAAGTGAACAAATCAGCTGTGAGAAGAACTGGAGACATGCTTG CTGGAAGAATCCCTCCGCAGATTGTCCAGGCTGCACCTGATGCCAGACTGTAG